In Quercus robur chromosome 11, dhQueRobu3.1, whole genome shotgun sequence, the sequence TAAATATTATAAATCCAAAAACATATtatatcatttaaattatttacttgaaaaaggaaacaatgcctaacacttttttttatataaatattttgaacTCTAGAATCTGGAATCTGGATATCTTTGttgaaaacttaaaaagtaGTAATTGAGTTACGAAATTCATAAtcattttcaatcatttttaaTGAACTAAGAACatgatatttttcatttcagaGAATGGTTGCATCTATGGTCAAGCCCATAGTTGAAGAGAGCATTGAGGAGCTTTACCAGACCTTATTCCCCGAGTGCTTGAAGATTGCAGATTTGGGATGCTCATTAGGACCCAACACCCTTCTAGTTGTATCAGAAATCATAGAAATTCTTAGCACTACATCCCAGAAGTTGAACTCACCGTTACCTTCATTGCAAGCATTCCTAAATGATCTCCCCGGCAATGACTTCAACACAATTTTCAGGTCACTGCAGAGCTTCTATAGGAAATTGGAGACTGAGAAGGGAAACACCTTTGGAAATTGCTTCATATCTGGAGTGCCTGGATCTTTCTATGGGAGGCTCTTCCCTTGCAATTCCCTTCACTTTGTTCATTCTTCTTATGCTATAATGTGGCTCTCCGAGGTTAACATCTAATTCCCTTTTACTTTCTCAGTTTATGGTGATGGGGTTTCAACACTTTCGATAGCATTTAATTTTGCTAGGGTTTAAACAAATAGGGACTCCACATGCATTAATATTGTAAGAATTTCATGCAATATTTtcttgagagagaaaatgagagaatcTTATTGTTTTTTAAGGTTTTAAATATATCAAACCATAATTCTAAAATCAATCTACTAAAACCCTTTGTCtttgtcattattatttttttaataataataaacaaaatattttattaattattattaaaaaataaaaataaaataaataataataaaaaagaagaatcatGGTTGCTACTACGTGAATACAATCTTTCAGACTTGTCATGAGAGTTTAATAGATGGCCGTATTTTACTTCCTACATATGTTTCACATTCCTAGCCATCcgagaataaataattattcatttGACTTGGTACAGTATGTAAAACCatcttttatatgttttaatctAAGCCACTCGAGCATCGATCCAAGTAAtggtaatgaatttttttttttttgagactttTAGTAGCTATATATAGGTGACTGAGGAAATTTACAGGTACCAAAAGGGTTAGTGAGTCAGACAGGAGAAGCACTCAACAAAGGAAACATTTGCATTGCAAAGACAAGCCCTCCTGCTGTGTTTAAAGCATATTTGGACCAATTTGAAAGGGATTTCACACTTTTTCTAAAGTCTCGAGCGGAAGAATTAGTTGCTGGTGGCTGTATGGTCCTCACAACCATGGGTAGCATCAAAAGCGATGATCCTCTTTCCATTTGGGAAGTCGTTGGTCTAAAACTCAATGACATGGTCTTGGaggtattgatttttttatttttttttattttacaaacgAGGATATGTAAACTTTTCCAAATATTTCTAGTAGTTACTCATaactaaagtaaaaaaaaaaagtgagatttatttttgccaacttattttattatttaatttatttttgctattatttataggttttgttacactttttagtactattgataagtcttattgtattatttcagttaacttttacctttatttacagtattttcagaaaataaataaataaataaaaaataaaaaaatattaaaccatAAGATTAAATCTAATTGACTAGCGAGCATTATTACTTTACTTTTTGGTTGGCTTGGTGGTCAATTGCTTACTAGCAAAGGTTCAAAAGTAGGAGTCCGTGCGAATATGAATcagaaatttttctttttctttttcttttttagcaagAAATTTaggtttaataaaaaataaaaatacaaaaatctcaTACGTACTAAGGAAACTATTTTGATACCGTATAAGGGCCTTTTTCCATTAATAATGTATATTATACTAACTAAGtcatttagaattttaaataatataacaaaaaatatatctttgaatttataatatttaatttaaattataaaaataaattcatttaaaatagaTGTCATCCTCTTACTCAATATTGCATAGGCTTGCCTGGCTCTCACCTGGTGAGAATATGCATGTGTACTAAGAGTATGAAATACGTACATTCAAGTTTCAACTATCTAGCTAGGACACAATGAACAATAATCTCAACTTACAGAAGACCTACATACTAATTAATCATACCCTAACCTAGCTAATTAACGTGCTTAATTAATTACGTACAGGGCATGATTGAAGAGTCAAAACTGGACAACTTCAATTTGCCATACTATGCAGCTACTATGGAGGAAGTAAAGAAGGTAATCGAGGCCGAAGGATCTTTTACTTTGCAGAAACTTGAAGCTTTCAAAGTGGATTGGGACACCTACATAAAGAAGGCTAACAAGGGTCTTGATAAGCAAGCAAGGGAAGCCATACTTGCCAGTGACATTAGGGCCGTGGGTGAGCCCATTTTGGCAAGCCATTTTGGGGAAGCATCCATGGAGGACTTGTTCCGTAGGTTTAAAGAGGTTGTGCTTGATCACATGGAGAAGGAGAAATGTGTGTACTTTAATTTGGTTATCTCCTTGAAAAAGAAGGGTTGAAGGTTAATTGACTTGTGGAAGTGTAATTCTTGAGAAAAGGAAGCTTTGTAAGATCGTTCTTACTTTTTTATTGTATGCTTATTATGCCATATGGATTTCATGGTTGAAAATATTTCCTATTTTTTCAATGCCTTTTTTAAGCttcaaaacccataaaaagaaCACAATAGTGAAGatttaaaatgataataataataataatattgataataaagaagctagagttaaaaaaaataaataaataaagagaaaaaaaaaagaatattattgTTATCTTTCAAAAGTAGAATACAAATACTAATAGAATCTTGAAttctttatataataatttattctctttcataaaatttatgtaagcaataaaactttgtggaaagtacctaaaatttgcaaaaaaatacaTGGTAGAAACATGAATAAGATCAAATCcttattaaaatagaaaattatgttAGACTAttatacgattttttttttttttttaaaacgaTATTTTAAAGagacaaatacaaaaaacagaTCGAGTTtccttaaattatatatatatatatatatatgtatgtatgtatgtatgtatgtataaataatttagagaaattttttttggccaaaatagacatagaaaagagaaaaaacagttAATCAATGTAACTAACACCTACGTAactaacaataaattttactctttttagaaaaatttaaatttaaatcctTAAAATTTGTTCAATTATCACTTTTGtcctttaaattttatgtttgttatttttggtcatttaagttctaatttgttattttctcaaaaaaaaaaaaaaaaaaaaaaaggttaaaatgcaaaactgaccctctaacttttttcagatttcatttcagtcctctaactttgctttcattcatttcaatcctctaaatttcaaatttattcaattaaggcattttcattaacttttgttaaaaaaaaatttttaaatctggaaaatatttttcaatcattaattgaatttttttaatttaaaaaatttgaagaaaaatttataaaattgaaaaattaaccacaacatataataaaagttgatggaaaagtcTTAATTGAATAAGCTTGAAAAtcagaggattgaaatgaacaaaagtaaagttagaggactgaaatgaaatctgaaaaaACTTAGAgagtgagttttgcattttacccaaaaaaaaaaagttcaaaataattattaatagcAGACTCCAAATTTACCATTAATAAAGCTACAGttaagtattaaaataaatcattttcattattaaaattttctaaattttattttaaacaccCCTTAAAAATTTATACCCActacaaatccaaatcaaactcaaacctaAATTATATGTACAagaatcccaaaaaaaaaaaaaatccatcaccTAATTTTGGCACTCACATCGTCAATCAAAGATCTACAAGGAACCTAAAAAAACATACACCAACCATATACAAACCCAATTTGAAAAACATGCACCAActatatacaaacacaatctgtgagttctaattagctcaattgataaagtctctaataattgaataaaagatctgggGGTTCAATCCCTGTTtgcaccaaaaactaattggtgtcttagtttATTGATAAAGTGCTATTATCAGGAGCAGACACTATATAAACCCAATCAAGTTCAAAGAACCAACATCTTCACAAACTCACCTATTTGGCCCTCACTtaaaacccacacaatcaaattcaaagaaCTCAGTTCTTTACTTGTACTGAGAATGGATCTCACAAGTTTGATTAAGTTGTAATCGATCCACCATCACACTCATTCAGATGTTATAGGTTgaatctctctcaaaaaaatatatatacaaacccAATCAAGTTCAAAGAACCAACATCTTCACAATCTCACCTATTTGGCCCTCACTtaaaacccacacaatcaaattcaaagaaCTCAGTTCTTTACTTGCTCTGAGAATGGATCTTACAAGTTCGATTAAGTTGTAATTGATCCACCATCACACTCATTCAAACGCTATAAGTTgaatctctctcaaaaaaatatatatacaaacccAATCAAGTTCAAAGAACCAACATCTTCACAATCTCACCTATTTGGCCCTCACTtaaaacccacacaatcaaattcaaagaaCTCAGTTCTTTACTTGCTCTGAAAATGGATCTCACAAGTTTGATTAAGTTGTAATCAATCCACCATCATACTCACTCAGACTCAAACCAAAATTGCTAAACCAAACCACTACATAATTGCTACCTAACAATCACCATCATAGCCACCCCTTTTGTGTACACCACCAAACCAAGCACCACAAAAACCTCTATCATCACTGAGCTAAATGCACCTAAGGtggtcaataccgtaccggtaCTAGCCATACCTACCAGTATTTATCGTACCGGTACATGTACCGGTATCGAAAAACCAACATTTCGTACCGATTTAAATACCGGGTGTACCAACCAATTTCGGgtgtaccggccggtacagaaa encodes:
- the LOC126705890 gene encoding probable jasmonic acid carboxyl methyltransferase 2 gives rise to the protein MEVKQVLRMNGGEGKTSYATHSQHQRMVASMVKPIVEESIEELYQTLFPECLKIADLGCSLGPNTLLVVSEIIEILSTTSQKLNSPLPSLQAFLNDLPGNDFNTIFRSLQSFYRKLETEKGNTFGNCFISGVPGSFYGRLFPCNSLHFVHSSYAIMWLSEVPKGLVSQTGEALNKGNICIAKTSPPAVFKAYLDQFERDFTLFLKSRAEELVAGGCMVLTTMGSIKSDDPLSIWEVVGLKLNDMVLEGMIEESKLDNFNLPYYAATMEEVKKVIEAEGSFTLQKLEAFKVDWDTYIKKANKGLDKQAREAILASDIRAVGEPILASHFGEASMEDLFRRFKEVVLDHMEKEKCVYFNLVISLKKKG